TTGAGAAATACAAGCAATTCCTAAAGAATATATATCAAATTATACAAAACAGCTTAGGAGTATTACAAGCAACAACCGCCCTCATCGGTGTAGGAACAGTTGCAGGTGTAGCATTAACAGCAGTGAACTTACACCAAACCCTGAAAATGCGGAAAGAAGTTGAGCAAATGCGGTTAGAGGTCAAAAATGGCTTTATTGATTTGAAACAAGCCTTAAAAGACCAAGGAGCAGAAATTAGACTATCAAAATCTTGAAAATCTACCACATTATTTGTTACTAAAATCACATCATTTGTGAGCGCAATAGAGGCAATTTGACCATCAATAAAAGCAGGAGTTTTACCAACCTTAGATAACCTTGCTCTTTGCTGGGCGTGATATTGTGCTGCTTTGAGATTATAATCAAATAAAGGAAGTTGTGCTAAAATCACATCATTTATATAATCCTCTATATCTTGACGTTTTTTAGACAAGGAAAGACGTAAACAACCATATAACATCTCGTGGATAACTATGGTAGCGGTAGCTGTTTCTTGTCTATATAACCTGAGCTTTTCCATTACTTTCTCATTCGGTTGAGGGCGTTTAGCCTCAGATAAGATGTTAGTATCTAGTAAATATTTTAGAGTCATAAATTAACATCTCTCCCTGGTGACTTATCCCGAAGATTTTCAAAAATATCATCATCAATACTTTCTAAATCCACTCTTTGTCTAAATTCTTGTAAAGCAGACCAAAAATCATTAACTTCTTGATTATCAGATAGACAAATTGGTTTTTGAACTGATAATTGAGATTTGAGAAATTGAATAAAATCTAAAACTTCTTGTTGTTTATCTATGGGTAATTCTCGAAAGTTTTCTAAAACTGTTTGTTCAATAGTCATAAGAATACCTCTGCTAAATGAGATACAATTATATTATAGAACTCCTATTTAATTTTTGAAAAATATGTTCTCTTCGGACTCCACTACAAGAATTGTCCATTTTTGGGTTATGTAGTTTAAGTATGTTTTATTTCTGAGTAAATGGTTTTATCTAGCGTCTTATTAGTTCGCTTTTTTTATATATGACAGAAACACCGATACAAAAACCCAATATTCCCCAACTTCCCACATTTACCTCCATTCCTGAAGAAAGATTACATCGTCAACAACGACTAGCGGCTGCATTCCGTCTCTTTTCCCGATTTGGATTTGATGAAGGTGTGGCCGGACACATTACAGCGCGTGATCCAGAAAACCCCGAACACTTTT
The window above is part of the Dolichospermum sp. DET69 genome. Proteins encoded here:
- a CDS encoding DUF2281 domain-containing protein: MTIEQTVLENFRELPIDKQQEVLDFIQFLKSQLSVQKPICLSDNQEVNDFWSALQEFRQRVDLESIDDDIFENLRDKSPGRDVNL